The sequence AACGCGCTCCGGGTTCGCGAGCGCGAAGTGCTGCGAGGCGAGGCCGCCGAACGAGAGGCCCGCGCAGATCGCGCGCCGGCCCGGCGCCGCCCAGTCGAGCACGCGGCCGAGATCGGAGACGACGTGCGCGATCGAGTACGCGCTGGCTGCCTCCGGCGCCTGCGAACGCCCGTGCCCGCGGTAATCCCACAGCACGACGCGATACCCCGCCGCGACGAACGGCTCTACCTGCTCGCGGAAGTTCTCGTGCGTCTGCACGTAGCCGGGCGAGAAGATGATCGGCTCGCCGGCGCCGTGCGCCTCGGCGTAGAGCTGGGTGCCGTCAGCGGCGGCGACAAAGGACATTGCGGCGAGCTCCTCGGGATACGGGGCGGGGATGTGTACACCGCGATGCGGGGACGTTCCGCAAGTAAAGAAAGCGCGGCTCCTTTACTTACTTGCGGAACGTCCCCGGTGCCCCGTTCCCGCGCGCTTACGCCTTCTCGATGCGCGCACGCAGCGCGCGCGCCATCGAGTCGAGCTGCTGCTCGAGCGGCAGCTTGATCGTGAACTCGGGGACGAAGCCCTTGGTCGCGCCGTCCATCTCGAAGCGCACGCGCGTGCGCGCACCGCGCTCCTCGAAGGTGATCTTGCCCTCGAGCTTCTTCCACACGTTGCCGTCGCAGACTTTCTCGAAGCGGACGTTGCCGTCGGCGCCGAACGTGAAGTGGAACGTCGCGTCGCTGTCGCGGCCGAGCGCGCGGAACTTCGAGTGCGTGGTGAGCTTGTTGGCGTCGCGCTTCACGACCTCGGTCTTCGCGCCGTCGAACAAGCTCAGGATCGTGCGCTCGTCGGCGAGCACGGCCGCCGCGTCGCTGCGCGCGCGCGCTACCTCGAACTCCTTGGTGAGTCGCATGGGGGTGCCTCCGCCGCGCATTCTGTCACGCGCGCGGCGTGCCGCGAAAGCGCGCTCCTCCGCTAGCGCAGGACGAGCGTGCCGGGGGCGATCAGCAGCGGCGCACCGAGCGGCAACTCGGTCGCGAGGGTGTGCAGCTCGCGCAGCTCTCGCGGCAGGGCGCGCAGCGGCGCGCTCGCGGACTCGATCCGCGCACCGCGCATCAGCTTCGCGAGCTGCTCGGCGAGAGTCGGCGCAGCGGGGAAGGGCTTCAGCGCGATGGTCGCCTTCTCGTCGACGCCGATCGCCTTTTTCGCCGCGGCCGCCGCCTCATAGAAGCCGCCGAGCTCGTCGACGAGGCCGATCTCTCTCGCCTGCGCGCCAGTCCAGACGCGCCCGCCGCCGATCTTCTTGACCGCGTCGGCGTCGAGCTCGCGGCCCTCGGCCACGCGCGCCACGAACTGGTCGTACACGCCCGTCACGTCCTTGCGCAGCACCTCGCGCGCGCCCTCGCTGAGCGGTGCGCTGCCGAATAACAAGTCGGCGCGGGCACCCCGCTGCATCGTCTCCGTGCTGATGCCCACCTTCTCGAGCAGCCCGCCGAGCGAGGGGCGGATCACGAACACGCCGATCGAGCCGGTCAGCGTCGTCGGCTGCGCGACGATCGTGTCCGCGGCGCACGCGACGTAGTAACCGCCCGAGGCCGCGAGATCGGACATCGACACGATCACGGGCTTGCCCGCCGCGCGCGCATCGCGCAGCGCGCGCCACATCAGGTCCGACGCGAGCGGCGAGCCGCCGGGGCTGTCGATGCGCACGAGCAGCGCCTTCACGTCCGCATCTTCCACCGCGTCGCGCACCGCATCGACGAACGTGTCCGCCGCCATCACGCGCTCGCCAGTCGGCGTCATCTCGCCGCTGCCCGTAACCACCATGCCCACGCCCTGGATCAAGGCGACGGTCGCCGCGGGCTTCGCGGCCGGCTCGATCAGCGCCCAGTCCTCGGCGCTCACGACCGTCTCGTCCTTCACCACGTCCTCGTAGTGCGCGACGCGGTCGATCAGCTTCGCGGCGAGCAGCTCCTCCGCCGAGCTCGGCGCCTCGTCGAGCAGCTCGCGCACGCGCGCGGGCTCGAGGCCGCGCGCCTTCGCGACATCCGCGACGAAGGCAGCCTCCGTCGAGTCGAGCAGCGCGTTCGTCATCTCGCGCGAGGCGTCGGACATCTTCTCCGCGGTGTACGGCTCGACCGCGCTCTTGTAGTCGCCCGCGCGCTCGTATTCGACCATCACGCCGAGCTTCTCGAACAGGCCTGCGAAGTAGAGGTACTCCGCGGCGAGGCCGAGCAGCGGGCTGCGCGAAGCCGGCGTCGCGACGACCTTCTTCGCAGCGCTCGCGACGTAGTAGCCGCCCGCGCCGAAGCCCTCGACCTCGAGCAGCGCCACGGTCTGCTTGCCTGCCGCGTTCAGCCGCTCGATCGCTCCGCGCATCTCCTGCGCCTTCGCCCAGCCCACGCCGAGGCCGCGCACGCGCACCACCACGCGCTCGATGCGCGAGTCGAGCTCCGCCTTGCGCAGCGCCGAGTAGAGCCCGAGCAGCGACTGCCCGTCGCCGCCGAAGAAGCGCGCGAGCGGCCCGAGGTCGCTGCCGTCCGTGTAAGCGCCTTCGAGCGTGAGCACGAGCGTGCTGTTCTGCTCGATGCGCGGCCCGCCGCCGCAGCTCGCGAGCGCGAGCACGGCGATCAGCGAGATGCCGGCAATCCGGGCGAGGCGAGAACGGCGCATGCTTCCTCCGCGCGCCGCGGTTGCGGCGCATTCGCAATGCATCGGCTTACCGGCGCAGCGCTTTCAGAGCAATGACGAGAGCGCGAGCCCGCCGGTCAGTGCGAGCCCGCCACTGAGCGCGAAGCTCATCGTCTGCGCGAACGCAGTCATCATCTGCCGCGGATCGTGCGCGTACGCGAGCGCGGTGCGGGCCGCGCGCAGCGCCAGCGGCGCGGCGGTGAAGATCGCCAGCGCGAAAGGCGAGATCTCGCCGAACGCGACTGACGCGCCCACCACCGCGAACGGCAGCGCGAGCAGCCAGGGCACGAGCTTCGCCGCGCCCTCGGCGCCGAGCCGGACGATCGGCGTCTTCTTGCCGTGCTTCGCGTCGGCCTCGCGCTGCGGGAAGTGGTGGAGGAAGAGGATTGCGGTGTCGAGCAGGCCGACGACGCACGCGAGCAGAAGCGCCGCCGTGCTGAACTGGCCCGTCTGGACGTAATAAGTGCCGAGGCCCGCGAGCGGGCCGAACAAGAGGAAGATCACCGGCTCGCCCGCGCCGTAATAGGCGAGCTTGAACGGCGGCGCGGTGTAGAAGAAGCCGAACAGGAAGCCCGCCACGCCGATCGCGAGCACGACGTGCCCCTCGAAAATTCGATCGAGCGCAAGGCCACACGCGAGCCCAGTGCCGAAGCACGCCGCCGCGAGCGCCCACATGCCGCGGCGCGAGAGCACGCCGGACTGAATCACGCGGCTGCCGAGCGGGAACGCGTTCTTCGCGAAGGTCGGGTCCGCGTCGAGGCCCGAGGCGTCGTCGAACAGATCGTTCACCACGTTCACGCCGGCCTGCAGCGCGATCAGCCCGAGGAACGTGAGCGCGAAGCGGTCCCAGTGGATCTCGCCGCCCTCGGCCGCGACCAGCGCCGTGAGCACGAGCGCGGGCAGCGCGCCCGCGAACAAGCTCGGCGCGCGCGTCGCACGCACGAACGTGGCGAACGAAGCCATCAGGGACGCTCCAGCACGGCGCGGATGTTCCGCCACTTCCCGACCGCGCCTTGGCCGTGGCACGACACGCTGCCCTTGCCGGGCTGGATGTCCTTCTCGGTCATCAGACCGAGCGCGATCGTGAACGGCCCGAGCTCGCCCACGTTCTCGGCGCGCTTCACCACCTCGCCCTGATGGCGCCAAGTGAGTGTCTGCGCCGCGCGGTCGTGCTCGATCGCGTACTCGTGGAAGGCGCCTGGCTCGAGCCCGCTCTTTTCATCGAACCAGCAGAAGAACTTCGGCCCCTTCGAGCGCTGCGGCGCCGTCGTGCCAGGGAAGGGCAGATGCGCGTGCACGGTCGCGAACTGGTCGTTGCCGACGAAGAAGTTGATCGCGACGCCGCGTGCGAGATCGAGCAGGTGGAAGCTCACGAAGCCGTCGTAGAGATCGCCCGGCTTCGCGCCCACGATGCGCGCCGCCTGCTCCCACTCGAGCGTGAGCTTGCCGCCTTCCGGCGCGCCGAACGTGCGCGTCGAGAAGTACATGTGCTTCGCGTTGTCGAAGAACTGCACGTGGTCGTTGCTGCGCGTGAACGGCAGCGCGGACACCATCAGGCCGCCGTTCTGGATGATCACGCTCGCGTTCGGCTCCTGATACACCCAGCTGCCGCCGTCGGGCATCGGGAACGAGCCCGGCGCCCAGCTGCGCGGCTCGCCCTCGACGATGCATCCGAAGTCGCCGACCTCGATCACTTCCTGCGCCACGTCGCACTCCCCGAAAGAAAACGAGTCTAGGCGCGCGAATCGGCCGAGGCAGCGGAGCGATCTGCGTTTCGCCGCCTAGGATGCGCGCCATGTCCGACGCACGCGCAGCTCAGAAGGAAGCGTTTCAGCACTTCGTCGCCGGGCGGCTCGACGTGGCCGCCGCGGCGTACCGGCGCGCGCTCGAGCTCGACCCGCAGCTCGCGATCGCGTGGAACGGCCTCGCGATGGTGCTCGAGCGTGCGAACGACCTCGACGGCGCCATCGCCGCCGCCGAGCGCCTCGCCGCACTCGACCCGGACGACCCGCTCGCGCACACGAGTCTCTCGCGCTTCTACCAGCGCAAGGGCTGGATTCAGCGCGCCGAGGACGAGAA comes from Deltaproteobacteria bacterium and encodes:
- the sppA gene encoding signal peptide peptidase SppA yields the protein MRRSRLARIAGISLIAVLALASCGGGPRIEQNSTLVLTLEGAYTDGSDLGPLARFFGGDGQSLLGLYSALRKAELDSRIERVVVRVRGLGVGWAKAQEMRGAIERLNAAGKQTVALLEVEGFGAGGYYVASAAKKVVATPASRSPLLGLAAEYLYFAGLFEKLGVMVEYERAGDYKSAVEPYTAEKMSDASREMTNALLDSTEAAFVADVAKARGLEPARVRELLDEAPSSAEELLAAKLIDRVAHYEDVVKDETVVSAEDWALIEPAAKPAATVALIQGVGMVVTGSGEMTPTGERVMAADTFVDAVRDAVEDADVKALLVRIDSPGGSPLASDLMWRALRDARAAGKPVIVSMSDLAASGGYYVACAADTIVAQPTTLTGSIGVFVIRPSLGGLLEKVGISTETMQRGARADLLFGSAPLSEGAREVLRKDVTGVYDQFVARVAEGRELDADAVKKIGGGRVWTGAQAREIGLVDELGGFYEAAAAAKKAIGVDEKATIALKPFPAAPTLAEQLAKLMRGARIESASAPLRALPRELRELHTLATELPLGAPLLIAPGTLVLR
- a CDS encoding tetratricopeptide repeat protein; this translates as MSDARAAQKEAFQHFVAGRLDVAAAAYRRALELDPQLAIAWNGLAMVLERANDLDGAIAAAERLAALDPDDPLAHTSLSRFYQRKGWIQRAEDEKALATKLAMKAAGKK
- a CDS encoding prenyltransferase; translated protein: MASFATFVRATRAPSLFAGALPALVLTALVAAEGGEIHWDRFALTFLGLIALQAGVNVVNDLFDDASGLDADPTFAKNAFPLGSRVIQSGVLSRRGMWALAAACFGTGLACGLALDRIFEGHVVLAIGVAGFLFGFFYTAPPFKLAYYGAGEPVIFLLFGPLAGLGTYYVQTGQFSTAALLLACVVGLLDTAILFLHHFPQREADAKHGKKTPIVRLGAEGAAKLVPWLLALPFAVVGASVAFGEISPFALAIFTAAPLALRAARTALAYAHDPRQMMTAFAQTMSFALSGGLALTGGLALSSLL